One genomic segment of Rubripirellula amarantea includes these proteins:
- the ileS gene encoding isoleucine--tRNA ligase, whose amino-acid sequence MPASASPLRAPSGSPSFPKLEEEILKFWDENEIYQASLQRRADGPSFVFYEGPPTANGMPHPGHCLTRSIKDVFPRYKTMKGYRCERKAGWDTHGLPVEVEVGKELGIHSKEEIEAYGIEPFIQKCQASVWRYMQQWQTLTRRLGFWVDLDDAYVTYHQSYVESVWWSLKTLFDQGLLYQGHKIVWWWAQGGTALSAGEVGQGYREVADPSVYVLFPLVDHPGRSLVVWTTTPWTLPSNMYAAVHPSKIDYAVCKDPETDQELVMASALVETISAKLKRELEVVETISGESLIGQRYTPPFDNYVKATGDPSGKLVEGGEASKYWRIVAADFVTTESGSGIVHQAPAFGEVDYDVLIEEQKRFVDGDAPELLCAVGPDGKFTDEFASMKGVWVKDADKPISRELKESGRLLLLEQYLHEYPFCWRADQDPLIQYPRRSWFIRTTEFKDEMLANNAKIGWQPDHIKDGRFGNFLESNVDWALSRERFWGTPLPIWTCSETGKQEAISCYDELLAKPGIQGTEVWAKAKAANPELVDDLRVHKPYIDEVTYDSPFAPGARMNRVTEVIDCWYDSGAMPFAQWGYPHQNADRFEDQFPADFISEALDQTRGWFYSQLAISTMLFGKKGTSKKELGVVADYPHPFRNCIVLGLMLSQWYEAEDGTMVLSEEEQAKHPGKKFKRLVGKMSKSLRNYRSPDEIFDRYGADALRWYFFANQPPWSSIIYAEQSIKDSIPEFLLRLWNVYSFLTIYAEIDGFDPTTATGADENLSPESLASSPQYRDASERSEIDRWILSELSSTVAVVTERMDALDNYNACKAITSLVDGLSNWYVRRSRDRFWAKETDSQDKLDAYWTLYETLIEVSKLIAPFVPFLSETLWKSLSEPFGDKVLKSVHLCDYPVSDPTRIDPTLSASMNVLREIASLGRAARAEAKLKVRLPLSRVEVVLTDDTHVDWLRQHDALVREELNVKAVEYTTEGDEYVKYLVVPNFKRLGPKVGKNIPAVKKALADADGNALLQSMQKDGSVTIELPDGPIVLDDQDIEVRLQAREGWAAAQGLKCVVVLNTEVTDELRREGIAKDIIRTVQNQRKAIECEYLDRIEIGVSTSDDEVSAAVNEHNEMIANETLANSVSLAVIESVDAIEAEYGHVYVKRVVN is encoded by the coding sequence ATGCCCGCATCGGCCAGCCCCCTTCGTGCCCCTTCCGGTAGCCCCAGTTTTCCTAAACTCGAAGAGGAAATCCTAAAATTCTGGGACGAGAATGAAATCTACCAAGCGTCGCTGCAACGGCGCGCCGATGGGCCCTCGTTCGTGTTTTACGAAGGCCCGCCGACGGCCAACGGCATGCCGCACCCCGGCCATTGCCTGACCCGCAGCATCAAGGACGTGTTTCCTCGTTACAAAACGATGAAGGGCTACCGATGCGAGCGCAAGGCCGGATGGGACACGCACGGATTACCCGTCGAAGTCGAAGTCGGTAAGGAGCTCGGGATTCACAGCAAAGAAGAAATCGAAGCTTACGGCATCGAACCCTTCATTCAAAAATGCCAGGCAAGTGTTTGGCGATACATGCAGCAGTGGCAAACGCTGACTCGCCGACTGGGCTTTTGGGTGGATTTGGACGATGCCTACGTCACCTACCACCAAAGCTACGTCGAATCCGTTTGGTGGTCCCTAAAGACACTGTTCGATCAAGGGTTGCTGTACCAGGGTCACAAGATCGTGTGGTGGTGGGCTCAAGGTGGGACGGCGTTATCCGCTGGTGAAGTCGGCCAAGGCTATCGAGAAGTCGCCGACCCAAGTGTGTATGTGCTGTTTCCTTTAGTTGACCACCCCGGTCGCTCACTTGTGGTTTGGACCACCACCCCTTGGACGTTGCCGAGCAACATGTACGCGGCCGTGCATCCGAGCAAGATCGACTATGCCGTCTGCAAAGATCCCGAAACCGACCAAGAGCTGGTGATGGCGTCGGCCCTGGTGGAAACCATTTCAGCGAAGCTCAAACGTGAACTGGAAGTTGTCGAAACGATCAGCGGCGAGTCCCTAATCGGACAACGCTACACGCCACCGTTTGATAACTACGTCAAAGCCACTGGCGACCCAAGCGGCAAGCTGGTCGAGGGTGGCGAAGCATCCAAGTACTGGCGGATCGTTGCGGCTGACTTTGTCACTACGGAATCGGGTAGCGGCATCGTTCACCAGGCTCCTGCGTTTGGTGAGGTCGACTACGACGTGCTGATCGAGGAGCAAAAGCGATTTGTTGATGGCGATGCTCCCGAACTACTTTGCGCAGTCGGTCCCGATGGAAAGTTCACCGATGAGTTCGCGTCCATGAAGGGCGTCTGGGTGAAAGACGCCGACAAGCCGATCTCGCGTGAGCTCAAAGAATCCGGTCGACTGTTGTTGCTCGAACAATACCTGCACGAATACCCGTTTTGTTGGCGAGCCGATCAAGACCCGCTCATCCAGTATCCTCGTCGCAGTTGGTTCATTCGGACAACTGAGTTCAAGGACGAAATGCTTGCCAACAACGCCAAGATTGGCTGGCAGCCCGATCACATCAAAGATGGCCGCTTCGGTAACTTCCTGGAATCAAACGTTGATTGGGCTTTGTCTCGCGAACGTTTCTGGGGCACGCCGCTTCCCATTTGGACCTGCAGCGAAACGGGCAAGCAGGAAGCCATTTCTTGTTATGACGAACTGCTCGCCAAACCCGGCATCCAAGGAACCGAAGTTTGGGCGAAGGCGAAAGCCGCTAATCCCGAACTGGTTGACGACCTGCGTGTTCACAAACCATACATCGACGAAGTCACCTATGATTCGCCGTTCGCTCCGGGCGCACGAATGAACCGCGTTACCGAAGTCATCGATTGCTGGTACGACAGCGGCGCGATGCCGTTCGCTCAGTGGGGTTACCCGCATCAAAATGCCGATCGGTTCGAGGACCAATTCCCAGCCGACTTCATCAGCGAAGCCTTGGATCAAACCCGCGGTTGGTTCTACAGCCAACTTGCGATCAGCACGATGTTGTTCGGCAAGAAGGGAACCAGCAAGAAAGAGCTTGGGGTTGTCGCCGACTACCCGCACCCATTTCGTAATTGCATCGTGCTCGGCCTGATGTTGTCTCAATGGTACGAAGCAGAAGACGGCACGATGGTGTTGTCCGAAGAGGAACAGGCGAAGCATCCCGGCAAGAAGTTCAAACGACTTGTTGGCAAGATGTCAAAGAGCCTTCGCAACTATCGCAGCCCAGACGAAATCTTTGATCGCTATGGTGCTGATGCTCTGCGTTGGTACTTCTTTGCCAACCAGCCGCCATGGAGCTCGATCATCTATGCCGAACAGTCCATTAAAGATTCGATCCCCGAGTTCTTGTTGCGACTTTGGAACGTTTACAGCTTCTTGACGATCTACGCCGAGATCGATGGCTTTGACCCGACCACGGCAACCGGGGCGGATGAAAATTTATCGCCTGAATCACTCGCATCGTCGCCTCAATATCGCGACGCGTCCGAGCGTAGCGAGATTGATCGTTGGATCCTTTCCGAACTAAGCTCCACCGTTGCCGTTGTTACCGAACGTATGGATGCGTTGGATAACTACAACGCTTGTAAAGCGATCACGAGTTTGGTCGACGGACTTAGCAATTGGTACGTACGGCGATCGCGCGATCGCTTCTGGGCTAAGGAAACGGATTCCCAAGACAAGCTCGACGCTTACTGGACACTCTACGAAACGTTGATCGAAGTTTCCAAATTGATCGCGCCGTTTGTTCCGTTCTTGTCCGAAACCCTATGGAAAAGCCTGTCGGAACCGTTCGGCGACAAGGTGCTTAAGAGCGTTCACCTTTGCGATTATCCGGTATCGGATCCTACGCGAATCGACCCGACACTTTCGGCGTCGATGAATGTGCTTCGCGAAATTGCTTCGCTTGGCCGGGCGGCGCGGGCGGAAGCAAAATTGAAGGTTCGCTTGCCGTTGTCTCGCGTGGAAGTGGTGCTTACCGATGACACTCATGTGGATTGGCTCAGGCAACACGATGCGTTGGTACGCGAAGAACTGAATGTCAAAGCTGTCGAGTACACCACCGAGGGCGATGAATACGTGAAGTACTTGGTGGTGCCGAACTTCAAACGACTTGGCCCCAAGGTTGGCAAGAACATTCCAGCGGTGAAGAAGGCATTGGCCGACGCCGATGGGAACGCTCTCTTGCAATCGATGCAAAAAGACGGCAGCGTCACGATCGAGTTGCCAGATGGGCCGATTGTTCTGGACGATCAGGACATCGAAGTACGTTTGCAAGCTCGCGAAGGTTGGGCAGCCGCGCAAGGTTTGAAGTGCGTCGTCGTGCTCAATACCGAAGTCACCGATGAACTTCGCCGCGAAGGCATCGCCAAAGACATCATTCGCACCGTTCAAAATCAACGCAAGGCAATCGAATGCGAATACCTTGACCGTATTGAGATTGGTGTCTCGACCAGCGACGACGAAGTGTCCGCAGCGGTCAACGAACACAATGAAATGATCGCTAACGAAACGCTGGCGAACTCCGTTTCACTTGCAGTCATCGAATCGGTAGACGCCATTGAAGCGGAATACGGTCATGTGTACGTCAAGCGAGTGGTGAACTGA